CAGTTTAGCAAATCTAGATACCGATGGCGATGGCGTACCAAATAGCCAAGACTTAGATTCAGACAATGATGGTATTACAGATATCGTAGAAGCTGGAGGTTTAGATACCGACGGTAATGGTAAAGTAGACGGTCTTAATGCTAATGGTACTTTAACAGATGATATAGACAGCGATGGATTTAGTGATGCTGTTGATGGAGATGTTGGGCAAGATGGAGTATCAGAAAACACTTCAAGTGTATTAATTATTACAGGAGATGATGCTAACAATGATGGTAAACCAGATTCTTACCCAAGTACAGATGATACAGATGGAGATGGTCAATTAAACTTATTAGATTTAGATTCAGATAACGATGGTATTCCAGATGTAACAGAAGCAGGAGGAACAGACGCAAACAATGATGGAAAAGCAGATGATGATGATAACAATGCAGATAACACAGGTTCAAATGGTATACCTACAACAGCAAATACAGGTCTAACACCAACAAGTACAGATGGAGATAGTATTCCAGATTACTTAGACTTAGATGCAGATAATGATGGAATTCCAGACAATATAGAAGCACAAACTACTTTAGGTTATGTAGCACCTTCAGGAGCAGATACCGATAAGGATGGTTTAGATGATGCATATGATCCTGATTGTACCGGAATAAATTGTTCTGGTGTTATTGGAGCTCTTATTGTACCTGTAAATACAGACGGTGCTGATACTGCAGATTATATAGATTTAGATTCTGATAACGATGGTATTTTTGATGTTATTGAATCAGGAAGTGGATTAGCAAATGATGGTAATGGTGTTGTAACAGGTGTTGTAGGCACTAACGGATTAGTAGATGCAATAGAAACAGGCGATACAGACCAAGGATATACGGATGTAAATGGAGAGTATGACAATACACAAGCAGATAACTTTACAGACACCGATGGAGATGTAATTACTGGAGGAGATGTAGATTATAGAGATGTACCAGATTCAGCAGATGCAATGATTACACAAGTATATCAATTTGGTGCTGATACTGATGCGGTTAAGGAAAGATGGATTGAAATCACCAATATAGGTATAACAGATATCCCTGCAAATACCATTAAAGTACAATTGTACAAAGATAAATCAGGAGATCAAACAGGTATTGCTCCAGATGTTTCTTATACAGTTGGTACCATACTAGAAGCTGGTAATTCTGTTTTATTTAAAAATTCTAGTAATTCAATAATTTTAAATTCAGAAATAGCAGCTGATGCAACAATTGTAATAAATGATGCATTAACAGATATTAATGGAGGTGATGATATTATTACACTTTCAACAGCAGAAGGAAGTTTTTCATGGGAAAATAGATATGATGTAATTTCTAGCATTACAAACAATACGTCGTTTGTAAGAATAGATGAAACCTTAACAACTAATAAAGACTATAAAGCTTCAGAATGGGTAGCTTTTATAGATGATAATATAGCACCTTATCAGGCTGTAAATAATCCTGGTAGCACTGTTGTTATTCCAAGAAGACATCCACAAGATCCTTTAATTTCAGAAATTAAAACATCTAGTACAGAGGCAAATACTTTGTTAGGTTTACATACAATAAATATTACTACTTCAAATTCTAATAGTAATACTTGGACTAACGGTTTTCCAGACAGGTCTCGTTCTGTAGTAATCAATCAAGATTTTGAGCACACAGGTAATCGATTAAGTGCTAGAAAATTAAAGGTAAATACAGCTGTTAATTTAACGGTAACCGATCAGTTATTAGTAGTTACTAATGATCTTATTTTAGATGGTAATATTCGTTTAGCAGGTACTTCGCAATTAGTGCAAACGCATACTGGTGGTAGTACAGTTACAAGTACTTTACCTACTGTTCCTGGTAAATTATTGGTAGAACAAAATTCAGAAATACCTAGTTTATATAGATATGGTTATATGAGTTCTCCTGTTATTTCAAATATAGTTGATTATAAATTCACGGTAAAAGATGTTTTAAAAGATGGTACTACACCATTAGATGCTACCTCTATTATTGGTACTACGTTGGCAAAAGATATTAAGTTTATTCAAGGTTATGATGGAGCTGCTACAGATCCTATTTCATTAGCAGACTATTGGATATATACGTATGCTCCTGGAACTAACGGAAGATCTAATTGGGTACATAAGTACAGATCGGGATCTATATCTCGTGGTGATGGATTCATTTTTAAAGGACCTGGTAGACCGCAGAATTATACTTTTGTAGGTGTACCTAATGATGGAGAATTTGATACTTCTACACCTATAAATGCAGAAGAAGATTATCTAATTGGTAATCCTTTTCCTTCAGCAATGAATGCAAGAAAGTTTATGGAAGATAATGTAGGTTCTATAGAGCAGACACTTTATTTCTGGGATCACCAAAAAAGTGCTAATGGAGAGGGAACCGGAATTGATGGTCATATATTTGGTGGTTATGTAGGTGGTTATGCAACTCTAAACTTAACGATGGGGTTAGCTGCAAATAGTTCACTTCCAAGTAATAATAATAATGGTACTTCTGGTTTAGGAGACGATCCAAGTGTTTATAAAGAGCCAAAGCCTTATATAGCAATAGCACAAGGATTCTTTGTGGAAGGAAATGGAACAGGGGGAAATATTAGCTTTAATAACAGCCAAAGAGCATTTGTTACTGAAGAAGGAGGAGTAAACTCAGAATCTGTATTTTTTAAAGGAAGTAAAAAAAGGAGTGCAGCCAAAACGGCAAGTACTAATAACTTACTGCCTATTATTAAATTAGGGTTTGAATATAAAAATGCTGAAGAATTATTACTTCACCATCAAATAGGAATCTCTTTTCAAGAAACAAATTCATTTGGTTACGATAACGGAGCAGACTCAGAGGCTTATGGAGTTGATGTTACAGATATGTATTGGAAGTTTTCTAATGATGACAAAAAATATGTAATTGCTGGTGTACAATCAATCTCTGATGACTTAGAAGTTCCTTTAGAAATTACAATGGGATATTCTGGTGAAGTAGATATTATGATTGATGAGAAACAAAATATTTCTAGAGATATTTACATTACTGATAAATTATCAGGAACTTCTCATCGTATTACTGACGGAAAAATCACTTTAACATTAGATAAAGGTGTTTATTCAGAACGCTTTGTACTTGCTTTTGTAGAAAATAGTGTACTTGGTTTAGAGGGAGATATTTTATCTAATACTACTCGTATTTATGCAGATAATAAAAATCATAGTATTGTGGTTTCTAAAGATTTAGATGTAATCCTTAACAAGGTAGAGTTGTTTGATATTCTTGGTAAAGAAGTAAGTTTCTGGAATATTAAAGAACAGAAAACATCTTACCAATTAGACATTAAAAAACACATACCAACTGGTGTATACATTGTAAAAATAAATACTGATAAGGGTACAATTAATAAAAAAGTTGTTATAGAATAACAACTTTTTTATTAAGTAAACAGAAAGTATTACCTATAAGGCTATATTAGAAAAGATTAATTAGAAAGACTTTTTTAGAAAATTTTTCCTTTTTAATTGTAATTTTTAGTGGCATCCCCATAAAACTAAACTCTTTTCTAATAAGTCTTTTTAAAAAAATAAAATACAAAAAAATTGATAAAGATGATTGCACTACAATTAGGAGGGCCACCAACAATTGGTCCACCATCACCTCCGGGACTACCTATTGATTCAGGAGTAATTATATTACTGATTATTGCCATTATTTATGGAATACTACTTATTAGAGCAAAATCAAGTAAATACCATTTAAAAAGTTGCCCTATCTGTAATTCAAAAAAAATTAATCGATTACATAAAAGTTCTTTTTATAAAGGAATACCAATTCTTTCTAAAAAATATGCTTGTAATGATTGTGAAAATTTATTTGAGATACTAATGTTCTCTAAAGAAAAACGTAAAGTTCTTTTTACAATTCAAGATAATAAATAAATTGAATTTGAACTTATATAAAACAAAACAGATGAGAAATATTTTATTTATTCTATTTAGTACTATTATTATTGCTCAATCTTTTGGTCAATCTAATGATGGCAAAATTATTCACAAAGATAGTACAGATGTAAAAGTTACAGATGTTATTAAAGAGAGTAACACATGGGCTATTGGAGGTGGATTTAGTAATTTTATTATGCATGGAGATTTACGCTCTATTGGTACCAGTGATGATACTAATTATTGGAATTTTGGAGGGTATGTTTATGTAGATAAAATGTTTAATCCAATATTAGGATTAGAATTTAAAGCTACCTACAACAAAATGTCTGGTGGAGCTCAATATTTTTCTAACACATACAGTCTTGCTTACGTACCAAATGGTGTTATTAGAGACAACATGAAATTTGAAGGGAGCGCTTATGGTGCAGAATTAAACTTAATTGTAAGTTTTTCTAACCTTTATAGAAGAGACACAAGAAATTGGAATATTTCTGGATACTTTGGTGTTGGATACCACCAATACGATTCTGCTTTATTTGATAGATTAGCAGATGGTTCTTACGTAAAAATCTCTGATGCAGATTTTGGATATAACCCAGCCAGAAATAGTGTAAGTGAAGCAAGTTCTATCTATTTATCTACACAATTAGGTATTAAAAGAAGAATAAGCAGACGCTTAGATGTTGAGTTTAGAACAGGAATGTACTTTAATAATGAAGATCATTTAGACGCAGCAATTTCTGACAAACAAAACTGGGAAAACTTTTTTGTTACTAGTTTAGGGGTTGTTTTAAAATTAGGAAAGAAAAAAGAATACATCATTTGGGCTAAAGATCCAGTTCCTGGAGATCAATTTAAAATTATTGACACAGATAATGACGGTGTAATGGATCAATTAGATGTAGAACCAAACACCCCTAAAGGTGCAATGGTTTATGGTAATGGTCAAGCTGTAGATGCAGATAAAGACGGATTACCAGATTATAAAGATAAATGTCCTTTAGAGTATGGTCCTGTTTCAAATGAAGGTTGTCCTTTAAACGAAGATTCAGACGGAGATGGTGTAATGGATGCAAAAGATTTATGTCCAAATACTCCTGGTCCTGTAGAAAACAGAGGTTGTCCTAAGCAAGAAGCCGTACCTCCAGTTAATATTACGCAACAAATTGGATTATTAGCAACTAGTATTTATTTTGATACCAATAGCGATAAAATTAAATTAATTTCTTACAGTACTATTGATCAAATTATTATGTTAATGAAAAAAATACCAGATGTTAAATTTGTTATTGAAGGTCATACTGATGATAGAAATAGTGATAAATACAACTTGTACTTATCTCAAAGAAGAGCAGAAAGTGTAAGAAAATACATGATTAAGCAAGGTATTGCTAATGACAGATTAACGCCTAAAGGTTATGGTGAATCTAGACCTAAATTCTCTAACGCTAATGCAGGCGGAAGACAATTAAACAGAAGGGTTGAAATTAAACCAATTGATGCAATTGGACCTGTAGAAACTATTGATTGAATCAAGTTAAAACTTTAATGATAGTTTATGGTCTCATGTTTAAAAAGAAAAAAAAGATTATTTAATAAAGAAGATTGGTTTTCTAGAAGAGAGTCTCGCTCATCTTTAGCTGAAGATTTAATTAAAAGAAAACTGATTCTTCAAATGACAAAGAAAGAGGTCTTACAGTTTTTAGGAGATGAATTTAATGATGTAAATTCTAATGTTTGGACTTTTTACCTTGGTAAAAAATATGTAATCAATTTTAAAGAGCGT
The nucleotide sequence above comes from Polaribacter butkevichii. Encoded proteins:
- a CDS encoding OmpA family protein, which translates into the protein MRNILFILFSTIIIAQSFGQSNDGKIIHKDSTDVKVTDVIKESNTWAIGGGFSNFIMHGDLRSIGTSDDTNYWNFGGYVYVDKMFNPILGLEFKATYNKMSGGAQYFSNTYSLAYVPNGVIRDNMKFEGSAYGAELNLIVSFSNLYRRDTRNWNISGYFGVGYHQYDSALFDRLADGSYVKISDADFGYNPARNSVSEASSIYLSTQLGIKRRISRRLDVEFRTGMYFNNEDHLDAAISDKQNWENFFVTSLGVVLKLGKKKEYIIWAKDPVPGDQFKIIDTDNDGVMDQLDVEPNTPKGAMVYGNGQAVDADKDGLPDYKDKCPLEYGPVSNEGCPLNEDSDGDGVMDAKDLCPNTPGPVENRGCPKQEAVPPVNITQQIGLLATSIYFDTNSDKIKLISYSTIDQIIMLMKKIPDVKFVIEGHTDDRNSDKYNLYLSQRRAESVRKYMIKQGIANDRLTPKGYGESRPKFSNANAGGRQLNRRVEIKPIDAIGPVETID